DNA sequence from the Epinephelus fuscoguttatus linkage group LG2, E.fuscoguttatus.final_Chr_v1 genome:
ataGCATGCAAAAGCAGCAAAGGACTCGACTTGCTTGATTTTCTCCAcagtgacttgggacttgcttgtGACTTTGCACGTGTGACCTGCTCCCGCCTCTGACACGTACAATTCTAACATACAATAATTctttgtatgtttgtattttcCTGGTGCCACAGGAGAGGGCAGGAAGAGAAGCAGATATTCAGACGATCCAAAGAAAGGTAAGAAAGTAAAATATGAACTAAACCAGAATTCTACTGCCTTGAATTTTAATTTAGGTTTCCCCTAATGTAGTTTTTGAAAGGCAGGAGGTTAATAGAGTTTAATTTAAAATTGTTAGAGGgagctgaaaaaataaaacattacctTTGCTATTTCATTCATCCTTCACCTTTTaatttcctttaatgtttttatttaaagttatCAAATCTTCTGGATTACTCATGTCAtctgttctgttgtttttctttgtcttttattcTTTGTTAATAGTTTGAGTGCTTTTACTCACTTCACCCTATTGAAAGTTGCATCTTCATTCCATGGAATAGAAAGGTATCAAacgtttgtgttgtttttttgactTTCTATTTATCCTCTAAtcaaattttgtatttaattctTGATAGTTTTACTCTGCCCTACCTTTggtattgtttttgttattacatATGTTCTGATGTTAGAGGAATTGTCAAATAGTGGCTATTTTAAAGTGCACATCATGATGGTAAAGATTCTATTTTAGCCTGTCCAACTAGGTAACCTATGTATTAAAAATTTAGGACTGTCAGCACCTACCAAATATATAATGTTGCTGCTGACTGTCCCTTCCCTCCAGGCTACCTCTACAGGGGAAGGCGAAGGTGGTGAGGTCGTGGGAGGCCACAGAGCAAAGGCCTCAGCCCCCAACGTCCCCTCGACCCAGGATAAACAGACAAACTGGTCTAAGGAAAACCACCCACCATCAGATCAGAAGTCAACTGCCGATTCTCACTCCATCTCCTCCTGCATCATCCCCATAAACGTCACAGgtaagacaaagaagaagaatgggGTAATTAAAGGAGATTGGGCATAGTGAGCATCAAATCAGGAATCTTGTTATTGTAAAGCAACACTGCTAACAAGTGACCAACAAGCAACTGTTCTCAAATCAGGACTCAAACCCAGACTGCCTGCATGAAAACCAGGAATTTTATCAAATATATTTAGCTTTTTAAATGGCTTGTGGCTTCTGTGTTATTATTGCAGGAGTTGGGTTTGACAGGGAAGCAAGTGCTCGTTGCTCTCTAGTCCATTCCCAGTCGGTTCTTCAGAGGAGAAGgaagctgaggaggaggaagactaTCACAGGAATACCCAAAAGAGTACAACAGGACATGGGTATGTTAAAGAGCACACCTGGAAAATTTAGCGTGATTATTATGTTTGGATCTTAATCTTATAGGTTTGGCAAATTGCTATTGgttttgataatattttttcaatttAATTGCTGAGACCTGGGAATGAGGTGACCTTGCTAATTCAGCCATGAGTTCATGAGGGCAAGCTAAATGAGCAGCAACAATCACATGCAACAAAAATACTAGGCAGTTCATTAAAAATGTTACCCAAAGCTACTTGTGAGCTACTTCCTGGTTCAGCTTAGACCTATGTACCTGAAGTTACGCATGTATGTCGTTTCATAATGCAGTGGACATCTGTCATGTGCATTTCAGATGCTTTCACCTTTGTATTTGCATCCAAATATGCTTTTAATAAAATGACTTAGCTGTGGATTTGTTACAATCTGATCATGAATAAGGGAGGTCCCAATTCTCAGCAAAAAAAGCTAGTGTGTAAAATGTCACCATTACCTGTAGGAGTAACACTCAGCTTGCTTTGTCTCTCTATATTCAGACTCAGATGAATCACCCGTAGCAAGAGAGCGCACAGTGATTGTCCATGCCAACCCGCAccaactctctctctgtcaggaaGACCTCTTAATCAGTGGTCGCCTCCATCACACTCGTGACTCTGGCTGCCAGACAGATGATTTCCTTATAGCATGTAAGTTTGTAAAGAACAAGTATATTTGATTCTTCATTCTGGCTCCCATATTTTTGCTACGGACTAGGGCAAGGAGTTTGCTTAAAGTTGAGATGAgatgaaaaatgcctttttaaCTCTTTAAGATCACATACCCAGCCATATTGTGCACCTCTTCAACAATATATgctaaaacaaatgcaaatcaCCAATTACTTTCTGTTCTTaaatcaaaatccaatcagGTTTTCTTCCTGTAAGACAAAATATGATGTGTGCTTACATAAGATAGCACCATCCAGTTTCAACCAATAATATCATGACATCCACCCATCAATCAATCTGCAAATTTTAGCTACACAGAGCTAAGATTAAGTTAGCTAACTAGCAACAGCATGCTATGTTGGTGTGTCTCCATTTCCCCAAAATACCGTGGATAAAATGTATTCACTTCAAGGAAAGATTATGTGACAGCTCCAGATTACGCACATTTTACAGTGGACTGCTTCAGTAACTAACGTTACATGGAGCATACGACGGACATCGTGTCCCTCTCACCCTGACAAATATTACTATCCCAATGGCATTACACTGTTGGGGCCTCACTGTTATGTTGCCCACTTTCAATGATCAAATGAAATTCCTCCCAACATTATATTCCACCTGTCCTGGTTTATTCAGAAATACGTCACAATACTGAAGATAGATAGTCTAGAAATGCCGCGTCATCTggaatttaaatattttctgaTATTGATTACATTGCAAAGTGTTTGACTTTGCAGTGGCTGTGATGATAGCTCAGCTCAGATAGCTGTCATATCTAAGTTTGAACAGGCCAATCATCTAAAGGCTGTCAATAATATCAAACAAGTATACCTTCATCTTTAAACTAGATCCATCAAAGTGGAGTTCAAATTACGTATGGTAACTTGGTACAGTTCACATAGTCAACACCTAAGACATTAAGAATGTCTCCCTCTgtccccctctctgtcttttgtctttCCTTCTTCAGGTACAGCTGCTCCCTCCAGAAGGCGCATCAGAGCCCAACGTGGCCATCAAGGAatccctgcctctctctcccaTTCAACAGGCAACATTTCTTCCCTGGGTGACCAGTCAGACTCCACATACACAAGTGCTGCAACCCATGGTGGGCGCTTGCGCTCTCGTAGCCTTCCTCGAGAGGGTGGACGCCTGATGGACAGTGAcgaggatgatgatgacaattatgatgatgatgacgaagaCGAGGACTTGTCACCATACGAAGCAGAGGACTTTATTCCACCTGGCCCTAGTCCAAgaatgaagatgatgatgatgaaggatgaagaggagagcaCAGATGACCAGGCAGCTCCTGAGCCGCTGCAACTTGGTAGCTTGAAAAGGCTGCAGCGATctggggagagagacagaggaggtggaggaggagggagcccGGAGCATAGCTGGATGGAGAGGGGCCGTTCTCGCTTGCCTCGCAAGGCTGATATGGGCAGCTGCGAGATCTCATCAAGTTCAGATACTTTCAGCAGCCCTATTCATTCGGTTTCTACAACAGGAGTCCTCGGCAGCCATGTGGACCACAAGGAGGACCACCAGTCATCAAGCGGGAACTGGAGTGGCTCCAGCTCCACCTGCCCCTCTCAGACATCTGAAACCATTCCCCCACCTTCTTCTccaccactgacaggctcatcCCACTGCGACTCTGAGCTGTCACTCAACACTGTGCCCAATGCCATTGATGAGGGATTCTCCCTGGATCCATCATACCACTCGGACCTCAGACCCCAGGGCCAAGGCCACAGGTCAAGCTCGTTCACATCCTCAGCCACAGACCAGCTGGACGATGCAGGGGTCAGTACGGCCAGTGAGGGGGAGTGGACATACCCTCCAGACCAAGACCAGACTGACCCGGACCCAGATCCTGACCAACCTCAAAATCTTAGCCGAGGCCATGGTTTAGCCCAGGAGTACAGCTCCAAACAAGGTCTACAAACATGTTATAGTGGCAACAAGAGCAGCAACAGTGAAAAAGAGTCTGGCTCCCATTACCCATCTGATACAGAGGGTTTctattcctcttctgtgcacTTTGGGGAGTGTAATCAGAATTACAAAGGATACATGTATAACTATGCAGACCCAGGGCCTGACTGTGGCCAATCCAACACTGTGGCAGCACCACCGTCCCATGGAGTTTACCCCCAGCCCTCAGCTGACTTCAAGTCAGGTACAATGACCCTGGGAAGGACCTGTCGTCCGCTGaggaaaccaaaagtcaaaccTCCGCCACCTAAACGGACCTCCTCGCTGAAGGACACCTGTAGCGGTGTTGATGTTGGAACGGACACACAGGCAGATCAGGATCAACCAAAGACAGTTAGTGAACAAGAGCTTACCTTGTCTTCCACAGATATGAAGCTGGAACTGGAGCTAGAGCTTGGAGGTGCTCCAGAACCATTACAGACATCCTGTCTAGTGGCAGAGCCTTTGGGATCTTGGGGAAGGGGACTGGGTGAAACTGTGGACATAGTGGAGCCCATGTCCTTTAGCTCTGCAGATACACACTCATTTAAGGATGAAGGTGCTGTGCAATCTGACTATGCAGACCTGTGGCTTCACAACACTGAGCTGAAGTCCAACAATGGTGAATACACATCAATGTCCAACTCAAGCACAGCCACAGGCACTACTGTCATGGAGTGCATCAAGTCACCAGAcagctcttcctcctccacagaAACCCAAACCCAGGCCCTTGCCCAACCTTCAGAGACTAGGGCATCTAGCCCACCTCTCCCACCTGGAGACTTCAAACTTGGGTCACCTGAGAAGCTGGCCGGCCTGGCCTCACCATCAAGTGGCTattccagccaatcagagactcCAACATCAACCTTGCCCTCATCTTCGGCAGCGTTCTTTCCAGGACCACTGTCTCCCTCAACTGGCAAGAGAAAGCCCAAAGTGCCCGAGAGGAAgtcttctctctcttccctgCAGCACTTCCCCAGAGATGGAGCTTCCATTTCCTCTGGCTATAAGAGAGACCCAGACTTCCCACCTCCACCATCTCAACTTGATCTTAATGTTCTTCATGGTGGTTATGTCAGACACACGCTATCTCACC
Encoded proteins:
- the nhsb gene encoding Nance-Horan syndrome protein isoform X2, which codes for MPFAKRIVEPQLLCRHQIPNDEGLLFEDLCAISNVVLSRTLRQLSDLARHACSLFQELENDIISTNQRVWVLQNKIGQIQQTASALDPKKEAVPVSNLDIESKLSLHYQAPWHQQHNVFHPCTRPPCLEELHRSAQLSLRALHRDEQQHHRSTSRERNRVTISISVAPPMPTFPSPHSIRRQQRSRLARAQERAERERELDYQPRKERTVRETEIQTIQRKERAGREADIQTIQRKFECFYSLHPIESCIFIPWNRKATSTGEGEGGEVVGGHRAKASAPNVPSTQDKQTNWSKENHPPSDQKSTADSHSISSCIIPINVTGVGFDREASARCSLVHSQSVLQRRRKLRRRKTITGIPKRVQQDMDSDESPVARERTVIVHANPHQLSLCQEDLLISGRLHHTRDSGCQTDDFLIACTAAPSRRRIRAQRGHQGIPASLSHSTGNISSLGDQSDSTYTSAATHGGRLRSRSLPREGGRLMDSDEDDDDNYDDDDEDEDLSPYEAEDFIPPGPSPRMKMMMMKDEEESTDDQAAPEPLQLGSLKRLQRSGERDRGGGGGGSPEHSWMERGRSRLPRKADMGSCEISSSSDTFSSPIHSVSTTGVLGSHVDHKEDHQSSSGNWSGSSSTCPSQTSETIPPPSSPPLTGSSHCDSELSLNTVPNAIDEGFSLDPSYHSDLRPQGQGHRSSSFTSSATDQLDDAGVSTASEGEWTYPPDQDQTDPDPDPDQPQNLSRGHGLAQEYSSKQGLQTCYSGNKSSNSEKESGSHYPSDTEGFYSSSVHFGECNQNYKGYMYNYADPGPDCGQSNTVAAPPSHGVYPQPSADFKSGTMTLGRTCRPLRKPKVKPPPPKRTSSLKDTCSGVDVGTDTQADQDQPKTVSEQELTLSSTDMKLELELELGGAPEPLQTSCLVAEPLGSWGRGLGETVDIVEPMSFSSADTHSFKDEGAVQSDYADLWLHNTELKSNNGEYTSMSNSSTATGTTVMECIKSPDSSSSSTETQTQALAQPSETRASSPPLPPGDFKLGSPEKLAGLASPSSGYSSQSETPTSTLPSSSAAFFPGPLSPSTGKRKPKVPERKSSLSSLQHFPRDGASISSGYKRDPDFPPPPSQLDLNVLHGGYVRHTLSHRTHHMHTLHHNKHRVANVLATGTKLLAPEASNTNPPPSSNSALTIPSSNLLVITPSALRSVQLHSISQPTDSSTTADQETASGAETVTRPKCPPSGSTLAPPPINTRPLPPRRPPPRPPCHDHTSSPEHSQPPPPGRHPDGPPSYESLLLRQDRYGPGTFWAMTAFRTRMDPSSDLSEDSSPLHRPVPRAPHPSPVDLHTHIHSHTEFRGLTHSAHAHPEFRVLGERSFSQDDDDDEDEEEEEEEQLKEPPRAACSRGGMRSDHPPPPAYEFAGVSHSDSGPWASPVKVPGTTKETSHPYLISDARKGGYEEQEEEEEVTSGATRSAHQQQPQESKDDSTTPDTEDYFSKDSTPSDNSLSPLMDDTKVDEDIIITSPNKTRTTEDLFAMIHRSKRKVLGRKDSGDLNAKSRLCPAAPVTPVTTAIIPPAPPLNIPAPLATAAGSQRAPVPIYRSAKKSSTSNEEFKLLLLKKGSRSDSSYRMSATEILKSPITPKTPGDPLQEGAIRQAEELPSTLQEPHISGLEPIQIPGLFPRANSESFTPKTLPMSAASRQGRSRIPPVANSSRYSTRSRLYTAPMQAISEGETENSDGSPHDDRSS
- the nhsb gene encoding Nance-Horan syndrome protein isoform X1; its protein translation is MPFAKRIVEPQLLCRHQIPNDEGLLFEDLCAISNVVLSRTLRQLSDLARHACSLFQELENDIISTNQRVWVLQNKIGQIQQTASALDPKKEAVPVSNLDIESKLSLHYQAPWHQQHNVFHPCTRPPCLEELHRSAQLSLRALHRDEQQHHRSTSRERNRVTISISVAPPMPTFPSPHSIRRQQRSRLARAQERAERERELDYQPRKERTVRETEIQTIQRKERAGREADIQTIQRKFECFYSLHPIESCIFIPWNRKATSTGEGEGGEVVGGHRAKASAPNVPSTQDKQTNWSKENHPPSDQKSTADSHSISSCIIPINVTGVGFDREASARCSLVHSQSVLQRRRKLRRRKTITGIPKRVQQDMDSDESPVARERTVIVHANPHQLSLCQEDLLISGRLHHTRDSGCQTDDFLIACTAAPSRRRIRAQRGHQGIPASLSHSTGNISSLGDQSDSTYTSAATHGGRLRSRSLPREGGRLMDSDEDDDDNYDDDDEDEDLSPYEAEDFIPPGPSPRMKMMMMKDEEESTDDQAAPEPLQLGSLKRLQRSGERDRGGGGGGSPEHSWMERGRSRLPRKADMGSCEISSSSDTFSSPIHSVSTTGVLGSHVDHKEDHQSSSGNWSGSSSTCPSQTSETIPPPSSPPLTGSSHCDSELSLNTVPNAIDEGFSLDPSYHSDLRPQGQGHRSSSFTSSATDQLDDAGVSTASEGEWTYPPDQDQTDPDPDPDQPQNLSRGHGLAQEYSSKQGLQTCYSGNKSSNSEKESGSHYPSDTEGFYSSSVHFGECNQNYKGYMYNYADPGPDCGQSNTVAAPPSHGVYPQPSADFKSGTMTLGRTCRPLRKPKVKPPPPKRTSSLKDTCSGVDVGTDTQADQDQPKTVSEQELTLSSTDMKLELELELGGAPEPLQTSCLVAEPLGSWGRGLGETVDIVEPMSFSSADTHSFKDEGAVQSDYADLWLHNTELKSNNGEYTSMSNSSTATGTTVMECIKSPDSSSSSTETQTQALAQPSETRASSPPLPPGDFKLGSPEKLAGLASPSSGYSSQSETPTSTLPSSSAAFFPGPLSPSTGKRKPKVPERKSSLSSLQHFPRDGASISSGYKRDPDFPPPPSQLDLNVLHGGYVRHTLSHRTHHMHTLHHNKHRVANVLATGTKLLAPEASNTNPPPSSNSALTIPSSNLLVITPSALRSVQLHSISQPTDSSTTADQETASGAETVTRPKCPPSGSTLAPPPINTRPLPPRRPPPRPPCHDHTSSPEHSQPPPPGRHPDGPPSYESLLLRQDRYGPGTFWAMTAFRTRMDPSSDLSEDSSPLHRPVPRAPHPSPVDLHTHIHSHTEFRGLTHSAHAHPEFRVLGERSFSQDDDDDEDEEEEEEEQLKEPPRAACSRGGMRSDHPPPPAYEFAGVSHSDSGPWASPVKVPGTTKETSHPYLISDARKGGYEEQEEEEEVTSGATRSAHQQQPQESKDDSTTPDTEDYFSKGMSCATDSTPSDNSLSPLMDDTKVDEDIIITSPNKTRTTEDLFAMIHRSKRKVLGRKDSGDLNAKSRLCPAAPVTPVTTAIIPPAPPLNIPAPLATAAGSQRAPVPIYRSAKKSSTSNEEFKLLLLKKGSRSDSSYRMSATEILKSPITPKTPGDPLQEGAIRQAEELPSTLQEPHISGLEPIQIPGLFPRANSESFTPKTLPMSAASRQGRSRIPPVANSSRYSTRSRLYTAPMQAISEGETENSDGSPHDDRSS
- the nhsb gene encoding Nance-Horan syndrome protein isoform X3 gives rise to the protein MPFAKRIVEPQLLCRHQIPNDEGLLFEDLCAISNVVLSRTLRQLSDLARHACSLFQELENDIISTNQRVWVLQNKIGQIQQTASALDPKKEAVPVSNLDIESKLSLHYQAPWHQQHNVFHPCTRPPCLEELHRSAQLSLRALHRDEQQHHRSTSRERNRVTISISVAPPMPTFPSPHSIRRQQRSRLARAQERAERERELDYQPRKERTVRETEIQTIQRKERAGREADIQTIQRKATSTGEGEGGEVVGGHRAKASAPNVPSTQDKQTNWSKENHPPSDQKSTADSHSISSCIIPINVTGVGFDREASARCSLVHSQSVLQRRRKLRRRKTITGIPKRVQQDMDSDESPVARERTVIVHANPHQLSLCQEDLLISGRLHHTRDSGCQTDDFLIACTAAPSRRRIRAQRGHQGIPASLSHSTGNISSLGDQSDSTYTSAATHGGRLRSRSLPREGGRLMDSDEDDDDNYDDDDEDEDLSPYEAEDFIPPGPSPRMKMMMMKDEEESTDDQAAPEPLQLGSLKRLQRSGERDRGGGGGGSPEHSWMERGRSRLPRKADMGSCEISSSSDTFSSPIHSVSTTGVLGSHVDHKEDHQSSSGNWSGSSSTCPSQTSETIPPPSSPPLTGSSHCDSELSLNTVPNAIDEGFSLDPSYHSDLRPQGQGHRSSSFTSSATDQLDDAGVSTASEGEWTYPPDQDQTDPDPDPDQPQNLSRGHGLAQEYSSKQGLQTCYSGNKSSNSEKESGSHYPSDTEGFYSSSVHFGECNQNYKGYMYNYADPGPDCGQSNTVAAPPSHGVYPQPSADFKSGTMTLGRTCRPLRKPKVKPPPPKRTSSLKDTCSGVDVGTDTQADQDQPKTVSEQELTLSSTDMKLELELELGGAPEPLQTSCLVAEPLGSWGRGLGETVDIVEPMSFSSADTHSFKDEGAVQSDYADLWLHNTELKSNNGEYTSMSNSSTATGTTVMECIKSPDSSSSSTETQTQALAQPSETRASSPPLPPGDFKLGSPEKLAGLASPSSGYSSQSETPTSTLPSSSAAFFPGPLSPSTGKRKPKVPERKSSLSSLQHFPRDGASISSGYKRDPDFPPPPSQLDLNVLHGGYVRHTLSHRTHHMHTLHHNKHRVANVLATGTKLLAPEASNTNPPPSSNSALTIPSSNLLVITPSALRSVQLHSISQPTDSSTTADQETASGAETVTRPKCPPSGSTLAPPPINTRPLPPRRPPPRPPCHDHTSSPEHSQPPPPGRHPDGPPSYESLLLRQDRYGPGTFWAMTAFRTRMDPSSDLSEDSSPLHRPVPRAPHPSPVDLHTHIHSHTEFRGLTHSAHAHPEFRVLGERSFSQDDDDDEDEEEEEEEQLKEPPRAACSRGGMRSDHPPPPAYEFAGVSHSDSGPWASPVKVPGTTKETSHPYLISDARKGGYEEQEEEEEVTSGATRSAHQQQPQESKDDSTTPDTEDYFSKGMSCATDSTPSDNSLSPLMDDTKVDEDIIITSPNKTRTTEDLFAMIHRSKRKVLGRKDSGDLNAKSRLCPAAPVTPVTTAIIPPAPPLNIPAPLATAAGSQRAPVPIYRSAKKSSTSNEEFKLLLLKKGSRSDSSYRMSATEILKSPITPKTPGDPLQEGAIRQAEELPSTLQEPHISGLEPIQIPGLFPRANSESFTPKTLPMSAASRQGRSRIPPVANSSRYSTRSRLYTAPMQAISEGETENSDGSPHDDRSS